In Streptomyces sp. P9-A4, the genomic window GCTCTCGGGCCACCGGCATCGACCGGCCGTCCGGGCCGAGGAAGTAGAGCACGGTCCGGTACTCGGGGATCGGGGCGACGGCGACGGTCGCGGCGCCGCCCGCCTCGACGACGTCGCTCTCCTGTATGCCGCAGGCCGTCGCCGTCAGCGTCAGCAGGGCGAGCAGCGCCGCGGCGGCCGGGCGGCGCACCCCGACGGCGGCCGGGCGGCGCCTCACAGCGGCATCCGTACGGTGAAGACGGCCCCGCCCGCCGGGTGGTTGGCCGCCGTGACCGTGCCTCCGTGCAGCCGTACGTTCTCCAGGGTGATCGCGAGGCCGAGACCGCTGCCCGCCGAGCGGGTGCGGGCCTGGTCCGCCTTGTAGAAGCGGTCGAAGACATGGGGCAGGACGTCCGGGTGGATGCCCGGCCCCCGGTCGGCGATCTCGGTCACCAGTTGGTCCCCCTCCGCGTACAGCCGGACCGTGACCGGCGTCCCGCCGTGCCGCAGGGCGTTGCCGACGAGGTTGGCGACGACGACGTCGAAGCGGCGCGGGTCGAGCCGGGCCCTGATCCCCTCCGTGAGGTACGGGACGACCCGGTCCGGATCGGTCCAGTGGCGGTTCTGGAGAGTCTTGCGTACGCAGTCCGCCGCGTCGACCTCGTCGGTGTGGAGTTCGGCGGCGCGCGCGTCGAAGCGGGAGATCTCCATGAGGTCCTCGACGAGCACGGCGAGCTTGCCGGTCTCGGCGCTGATCAGCCGGACCGCGCGGGCGGTGTCGCTGTCGAGGCTCCCGGCGTCCTCGTCGAGGACCTCGGTGACCGCGAGCATCCCGGCGAGCGGGGTGCGCAGCTCGTGGGAGACGTCGGAGGCGAAGCGGCGGGCCCGGGCCTCGGCGTCCCTGAGTTCCGCGACGGAACGTTCCAGCTCGGCGGCGGACTCGTTGAACGTACGGGCGAGATCGGCGAGTTCGTCGCGGCCCTTGGCGTGGATACGGGTGTCGAGCCGGCCGCGCCCCATGCTGTGGGCGGCGTGGCGCAGCTCCCGTACCGGCCGCAGCACGCTGCGCGCGGCGATCAGCGCGGGGATGAGCGCGACGGCGAGGGCGGGGAGGGCGCCGTCGCGGGCGGCCGCCACCATGGCCTCCACGTTCGCCTCCTCCGCGCCGAGGTCCATGACGGCGTAGAGGACCAGACCGGTGCGCTGGGGCGGTCCGCCGGGCGAGTGGGCCAGGAAGACGGCGGGGACGGCGATCGTGAGGTACGGGACGCCGCCCTTGACCACCCGCTGGAAGCTGCCGTGCGGGACGGCCTGGTCGGCGGCGCGGGCCCGCAGCTCCGGGGTGATGACGGAGGAGGAGGGCCGGTCGGTGGAGGAGACACGGAGGGTGCCGTACTCGGCGTAGACCCGCCAGGGGCGGGGCTTGCCCTGTCGGGCGATCTGCATGAGCGAGTCCCGCAGGTCGCCGGGGTCGACGGGCAGCTGGATGTTGAGGGCGTCGACCTGCTCGCGGAAGGCGGAGACGGCGGTGTTCTGGGTCTGCTCCAGGATGGCGTTGCGGGCGGCCCGGTAGGTGAGGGCGGCGGTGGTGCCGCAGCCGACGGCGGCGACGAGGAGGAAGGCGAGGACGAGCCGGGTGCGCAGGCCGAAGGGGTGCGGGCGCAGCCGGGGGCTGCGGGCCCGCCGCCGGGGCTCGCGACGGGGTTCCACCCTGTCCCCGGTGTACGGCTCCGGGCTCACACAGGCCTTCACAGCGGTCCGAAGCGGTAGCCGAAGCCGCGCAGGGTCTGGATGTAGCGGGGTTCGCCCGGGGTGTCCTCGATCTTGTTCCGCAGCCGTCGGACACAGGCGTCGACCAGCCGGGCGTCGCCGTGGTAGCTGTGCTCCCAGACGTGTTCGAGGAGTTGCTGGCGGCTGAAGACCTGCTCGGGGGCGGCGGTGAGGTGGAGCAGCAGTTTCAGCTCGGAGGGGGCGAGGCCGAGGCGCTCGCCGGACTTGGCGACGGTGAGCCCGGCCCGGTCGATGGCCAGTTCCCCGTGGAACTCGACGGCGGCCTTGCTGCCGCCGGGCTCCTCGATGCGGCGGAGCACCGCCCGTATCCGGGCCTCGATGACCTCGGTACGGGCGGGCTTGACGATGTAGTCGTCGGCGCCGGCCTCCAGGCCGACGACCACGTCGAAGTCGTCGCCGCGGGCGGTCAGCATGATGATCGGCAGCTGGCTGCTCTCGCGGACGGTACGGCACACCTGGACGCCGTTCATGCCGGGCAGCATCAGGTCGAGCAGCAGCAGATCGGGCCGGAACTCACCGAGGGCGGCGAGCCCGGCCTCCCCGGTGGGCGCGGTCCGCACCTCGTGGCCGCGGCGGCGCAGCCCGATCTCGACTCCTTCGCGGACGGAGGGGTCGTCTTCTATCAGGAGCACGCGGGGCATCTGTGGAGTATCCCAAGGTGGACGGGCCCCTCGTGCGGAGGGGGCGGTGGGTCAGGTGCGGCGGGCGAGGCCGCGCAGCCGGCCGGACCCGGCCGTGAGGAGGGACCGCAGTTCGGTGAGGCGGAAGGGGCGGGCGAGGACGGCGAAGACCCCGAGGACGGTGAGGGCGCCGGCGAGGCCGGCGGGTACGGCTCCGGCGGGGCCGGTGAGGTCGGTGACGAGGAGCCCGTACCCGGCGGCGGGCACGGCGGCGAGCAGCAGGCGCACGATCGCGGGGACGGCACCTTCGGAGGCCTCGGGGTCCCCGGCGCCGGCGCTCCCGCCACCGTCCTCCCTGCCCCCCGACAGCCTCCGCCTCAGCACGTACGCCGTGACTCCCCAGCCCACCCACAGGGCGAGCGAGTACCCGGCCGCCATCCCCGCGACGGCCCAGCGCGTCGGCAGGGTCGCGTACGCGGTGAACGAGAGAAGCGCGTTGAGTCCCGCGATGACCAGGTTGAGCGTGAACGGCGTGCGGGTGTCGCGCAGGGCGTAGAAGGCGCGGGTGCACACGTACTGTCCGGACAGCGCGACGAGGCCGGGTGCGAAGGCCATCAGGATCCACGACATGGCGCGGATGTCGTCGGCGCCGGTCGCCCCGTACCGGAAGACGACCGTCATCAGGGGGACGGCGAGCGCGAGGAGCGCGCAGGCGGCGGGGACGACGGCCGCCGCGCTGGTCCGCAGGGCGTACGAGACGTCCCGCCGGACCCCGGCGAGGTCGCCGTCGGCCGCCGCGCCGCTCATCCGGGGCAGCAGTGCGGTGACGAGGGAGACGGTGATGATGCCGTGCGGGACGGTCCACAGCAGATAGGCGTTGTTGTACGCGGCGAGGCCCGAACCGCCGCCGGTGGCCGTGCCGCCCGCCGAGGTGGCGAGCAGGGTGGTCACCCAGTACGCGCCCTGGTTGGTGAGGACGAGCAGCACCAGCCAGCCGGCCGAGCGCAGCGGGGCGGCGAGGCCGCTGCCCCGCCAGTCGAAGCGGGGCCGCCAGCGGAAGCCCGCGGCGCGCAGCGAGGGCACGAGGGCGAGGGCCTGGAGGGCGATGCCCGCGGTGGTTCCCCAGCCGAGCAGCGCGGTCTCGCCGGGGGTGAGTTCTCCGCCGTCGCTGACGACGAGGAAGAGGCCGAAGACGGCGACGACGACCACGTTGTTGAGGACGGGGGTCCACATCATGGCGCCGAAGCGGCCCCGGGCGTTGAGGACCTGTCCGAGGAGGGTGAAGAGGCCGAGGAAGAGGATCTGCGGCAGGCACGCGCGCGCGAAGGCGACGGTCATCTCCCGCTGCGGGCCCGCGTAGTCGGTGTACAGGTCGACGATCTGCGGGGCGGCGAGCACCGCGGCCGCCGTGAGGGCGGTGAGGGCGAGCGCGCAGAGGGTGAGGAGCCGGTCGGTGTAGGCGACTCCGCCGTCGGCGTGTTCCTTGGCGGCCTTGACCAGTTCGGGGACGAAGACGGCGTTGAGGGCGCCGCCGAGGAGCAGCATGTAGACGATGGTGGGGACGGAGTTGCCGACCGCGTAGCCGTCGGCGACGTAGCCCGCGCCGAGCGCGGCGGCGACGACGGCGGCCCGGACGAAGCCGGTGGCGCGGGAGACGAGCGAACCGGCGGCCATCAGCGCGCCGCTGCGCAGCGCGGTGGGCGCGGCCTTGGCCGCCGCCGGCCGGTCGGCGGTGAGCGTGGCGGTGGTGCCCGTCATCGGCGGGCCAGGTACGCGTGGAAGGCGCGGTACAGCGCCTGGTTGGTCGTCCCCTGCATCGGTGTCTCCCACTCCCCCAGTGTCTCGACGACCTGTCCGCCCGTGCCGAGCTTCCAGCGGAGGAGCCCGTGGGCGCGGTCGCCCGGATCGAGGGTGGAGGGTACCCCGCGCAGGTCGTAGACGGCGGCGCCGAGGGCGTGCGCGTCGAGCAGCA contains:
- a CDS encoding response regulator transcription factor, whose translation is MPRVLLIEDDPSVREGVEIGLRRRGHEVRTAPTGEAGLAALGEFRPDLLLLDLMLPGMNGVQVCRTVRESSQLPIIMLTARGDDFDVVVGLEAGADDYIVKPARTEVIEARIRAVLRRIEEPGGSKAAVEFHGELAIDRAGLTVAKSGERLGLAPSELKLLLHLTAAPEQVFSRQQLLEHVWEHSYHGDARLVDACVRRLRNKIEDTPGEPRYIQTLRGFGYRFGPL
- a CDS encoding sensor histidine kinase; the protein is MSPEPYTGDRVEPRREPRRRARSPRLRPHPFGLRTRLVLAFLLVAAVGCGTTAALTYRAARNAILEQTQNTAVSAFREQVDALNIQLPVDPGDLRDSLMQIARQGKPRPWRVYAEYGTLRVSSTDRPSSSVITPELRARAADQAVPHGSFQRVVKGGVPYLTIAVPAVFLAHSPGGPPQRTGLVLYAVMDLGAEEANVEAMVAAARDGALPALAVALIPALIAARSVLRPVRELRHAAHSMGRGRLDTRIHAKGRDELADLARTFNESAAELERSVAELRDAEARARRFASDVSHELRTPLAGMLAVTEVLDEDAGSLDSDTARAVRLISAETGKLAVLVEDLMEISRFDARAAELHTDEVDAADCVRKTLQNRHWTDPDRVVPYLTEGIRARLDPRRFDVVVANLVGNALRHGGTPVTVRLYAEGDQLVTEIADRGPGIHPDVLPHVFDRFYKADQARTRSAGSGLGLAITLENVRLHGGTVTAANHPAGGAVFTVRMPL
- the murJ gene encoding murein biosynthesis integral membrane protein MurJ: MTGTTATLTADRPAAAKAAPTALRSGALMAAGSLVSRATGFVRAAVVAAALGAGYVADGYAVGNSVPTIVYMLLLGGALNAVFVPELVKAAKEHADGGVAYTDRLLTLCALALTALTAAAVLAAPQIVDLYTDYAGPQREMTVAFARACLPQILFLGLFTLLGQVLNARGRFGAMMWTPVLNNVVVVAVFGLFLVVSDGGELTPGETALLGWGTTAGIALQALALVPSLRAAGFRWRPRFDWRGSGLAAPLRSAGWLVLLVLTNQGAYWVTTLLATSAGGTATGGGSGLAAYNNAYLLWTVPHGIITVSLVTALLPRMSGAAADGDLAGVRRDVSYALRTSAAAVVPAACALLALAVPLMTVVFRYGATGADDIRAMSWILMAFAPGLVALSGQYVCTRAFYALRDTRTPFTLNLVIAGLNALLSFTAYATLPTRWAVAGMAAGYSLALWVGWGVTAYVLRRRLSGGREDGGGSAGAGDPEASEGAVPAIVRLLLAAVPAAGYGLLVTDLTGPAGAVPAGLAGALTVLGVFAVLARPFRLTELRSLLTAGSGRLRGLARRT